Proteins from a genomic interval of Indicator indicator isolate 239-I01 chromosome 1, UM_Iind_1.1, whole genome shotgun sequence:
- the BCLAF3 gene encoding BCLAF1 and THRAP3 family member 3: MTRSRSRSPRWKPRSLSPAFRSPEHHRQRHAHSNYDCEYKSFRKDPKKPMPWRAEEETYGQSNSRFAPHGNNHHRMYERRSPSPNLKRIPMEDSYSHKPYRTRSSERAESNRRCQLPPKYSEMLYKEHERPFYPHKTEDRYTFEHYKVTGNEKGMKPFHRPLEASCKLERKWHEGDLRHQRLPQEKYGQSPRRVSDEFTARSSLQKRYPEDHDYREYGHTSKRAQEMERYDGGEVARNSKWKQERSFPPYQEKEEQRNLGAQSHRPAEREYSEGSVPKIAYEYSHKRRRHLEGEKPFSDERALKYVKQEEQKYGSKGARNSKELDYLSGGRARRTEGRVEAPDKYASKKGCNACVNSSKLDVDLRAFKNKPKERVRKEGEIRKKVDSSDSQRDPSHTVSDVKVTDVNCRRERLTIKVDMKKMVTKYRTASSHTTERQMSHDLVAVGRKKENFHPVFEHMESVTQNVENDPSREFTQEIITIIHQVKANYFTSSHITLHERFSKIQDKPTANLNEVKVCSDPEIHRRIDMSLAELQNKRTVPSESPQTIMRALEDPNDLRHDIERRRKERLKKEDDRVFRVDDGAPRNQQSCSLSKLHNSQLDGFQKHMRFMKPPFRKFIGRPHLNSYYSSRPVDAYPHRRIRGHLENAGPIRRYLKSNFSDGCLQPHPRSGLVQKGLYIQAKYQRLRSGAARGFTTNRFRDGFLRKEKGNLNIATET; the protein is encoded by the exons ATCCTTATCTCCAGCATTTAGGAGTCCAGAGCACCATAGGCAAAGGCATGCTCATAGTAATTATGACTGTGAATATAAAAGCTTTCGAAAGGACCCAAAGAAGCCAATGCCTTGGAGAGCTGAAGAGGAAACGTACGGACAAAGCAACTCCAGGTTTGCACCTCATGGAAATAACCACCATAGAATGTATGAACGCAGATCACCTTCCCCAAACCTGAAGAGGATTCCCATGGAAGATTCCTACAGTCATAAGCCCTACAGAACACGTTCATCAGAAAGAGCTGAGAGCAACAGGAGATGCCAGTTACCACCAAAATACTCAGAAATGCTGTATAAAGAGCACGAGCGTCCGTTCTACCCGCACAAAACGGAAGACAGATACACCTTTGAGCACTACAAAGTCACTGGGAATGAAAAAGGGATGAAACCTTTTCACAGACCCTTAGAGGCTTCCTGTAAACTTGAAAGAAAATGGCATGAAGGTGACTTGAGGCACCAGAGGTTACCCCAAGAGAAGTATGGTCAGTCACCCAGAAGAGTTTCTGATGAATTTACGGCAAGGAGCTCTTTACAGAAGAG GTATCCTGAAGATCACGATTACAGAGAGTATGGGCACACGTCTAAAAGGGCTCAAGAAATGGAGAGGTATGACGGTGGAGAAGTAGCAAGGAATTCCAAGTGGAAGCAAGAACGTTCTTTTCCACCCTACCAAGAAAAGGAGGAGCAAAGAAATCTGGGTGCCCAGTCCCACCGGCCGGCCGAAAGGGAGTACTCGGAGGGCTCTGTCCCAAAGATAGCCTATGAGTACAGTCACAAACGGCGCAGGCACCTGGAGGGGGAAAAGCCTTTTTCAGATGAGAGAGCTCTGAAGTATGTGaagcaggaagagcagaaatATGGTTCTAAGGGTGCCCGGAACAGCAAAGAGTTAGATTACTTAAGTGGTGGAAGAGCGAGGCGGACTGAAGGGCGTGTTGAAGCACCTGATAAATATGCTTCAAAGAAGGGCTGCAATGCTTGTGTTAACTCCTCCAAACTGGATGTTGATCTGagagcttttaaaaacaaacccaaggaaagagtaaggaaggaaggggaaatcaGGAAGAAAGTAGATTCCTCTGATAGCCAGCGTGACCCAAGTCATACCGTTTCAGATGTGAAAGTGACAGATGTCAACTGTAGGAGGGAACGGCTCACAATCAAAGTGGATATGAAGAAAATGGTGACCAAGTACAG GACTGCCTCTAGTCACACCACAGAGAGACAGATGTCACATGATCTGGTTGCTGTtggcaggaaaaaggaaaattttcatCCGGTATTTGAGCACATGGAGTCTGTAACCCAAAATGTTGAAAATGACCCATCAAGAGAATTTACTCAGGAAATAATCACAATTATCCATCAAGTGAAAG CAAATTATTTTACCTCTTCTCACATAACTCTCCACGAAAGGTTCTCCAAAATTCAGGATAAACCAACTGCAAATCTGAATGAAGTTAAAGTATGTTCGGATCCAGAAATTCACAG GAGGATTGACATGTCTCTAGCAGAGCTTCAGAACAAACGAACTGTGccatctgaatctccccag ACCATTATGAGAGCATTAGAAGATCCAAATGATCTACGGCATGACatagaaaggagaaggaaagagaggttGAAGAAGGAAGATGACAGAGTGTTCCGTGTGGACGATGGAGCTCCAAG GAACCAGCAAAGCTGCAGTCTCTCAAAATTGCACAACTCCCAACTTGATGGCTTCCAAAAGCATATGAGGTTCATGAAGCCACCTTTTAGGAAATTTATTGGGAGACCACATCTG AACTCTTACTATTCATCCAGACCAGTTGATGCTTACCCTCACAGGCGCATCAGGGGGCATCTGGAAAATGCAGGACCCATCAGAAGATATTTAAAG AGCAACTTCTCAGATGGCTGCTTGCAGCCCCATCCCCGCTCAGGCTTAGTGCAGAAGGGTTTATACATCCAGGCGAAGTACCAGCGCCTGCGTTCCGGTGCTGCCAGGGGATTCACCACCAACAGGTTCAGAGATGGGTttctgaggaaagaaaag GGAAACTTAAATATTGCCACAGAAACCTGA